A window of the Gossypium hirsutum isolate 1008001.06 chromosome A03, Gossypium_hirsutum_v2.1, whole genome shotgun sequence genome harbors these coding sequences:
- the LOC107885971 gene encoding LOW QUALITY PROTEIN: putative pentatricopeptide repeat-containing protein At5g37570 (The sequence of the model RefSeq protein was modified relative to this genomic sequence to represent the inferred CDS: deleted 1 base in 1 codon), with amino-acid sequence MPISLHHFPHTLPSLSTLLRSCKSQNQLHQIHAHIIKKGLHQDQYLISLCISLSTSLSLSASIFNSFLQPSTFLWNCLLNGYSKNSLFFQTMSLFIRMKSEGGLPDKYTYPLVIKACSSEVKAWEGKVLHGLALRSGCERDVFVGTSLVDFYAKIKEILNAKKVFDEMSERNVVSWTALVVGHINVGDIVEAKRVFDLMPERNVATWNALMGWWVKTGDLVTARKVFDEMPERNVISYTMMIDGYAKAGDMASAMFLFEQAPERDIFAWSAMISGYEQNGQPNEAVKMFIRMSEMDVKPDKYILVSLMSACSQVGSLKLAKRVDGYLSRSDIDVRQAHVLAALIDMNAKCGNMARAAKLFEEMPKRDLISYCSMIQGLAIHGQEAQAIELFNRMISEGLVPDEVAFTIILNACSGAGLVEEGWHYFEIMKNEYSMVPTPDHYACMVDLLSRTGQLKAAYDLIKSMPVEPHAGAWGALLGACKLHCDVELGELTADRLHELEPLNAANYVLLSNIYAAAEQWVNVSHVRNKMKEGGLRKVPGCSWI; translated from the exons ATGCCAATTTCTCTCCATCACTTCCCCCATACTCTCCCTTCTCTCTCAACCCTTCTCAGGTCTTGCAAATCCCAAAACCAGCTTCACCAAATCCACGCCCACATAATTAAGAAGGGCCTGCACCAAGATCAATATCTCATCAGCCTTTGTATTTCCCTTTCCACTTCCCTCTCTCTCTCCGCTTCCATTTTCAATAGCTTTCTCCAGCCCAGCACTTTCCTTTGGAACTGTCTCCTCAATGGGTACTCTAAAAATTCC CTTTTTTTTCAAACCATGTCGCTTTTTATCCGTATGAAGAGTGAAGGTGGGCTTCCTGATAAGTACACCTACCCTTTGGTGATCAAAGCTTGTTCGAGTGAGGTTAAGGCATGGGAAGGGAAAGTGCTTCATGGGTTAGCTTTAAGAAGTGGATGCGAAAGAGATGTTTTTGTTGGGACAAGTTTGGTTGATTTTTATGCGAAAATTAAGGAAATATTGAATGCGAAgaaagtgtttgatgaaatgtctgaGCGAAATGTTGTGTCTTGGACGGCTTTGGTTGTTGGGCATATTAATGTTGGTGATATTGTGGAAGCTAAGAGAGTGTTTGATTTGATGCCGGAGAGGAATGTGGCTACATGGAATGCTTTGATGGGGTGGTgggtcaaaacaggggatttagTGACTGCTCGGAAAGTGTTCGATGAGATGCCTGAAAGAAATGTGATTTCTTATACGATGATGATTGATGGATATGCAAAGGCTGGCGATATGGCATCAGCAATGTTTTTGTTTGAGCAGGCTCCGGAGAGAGATATCTTTGCGTGGTCAGCAATGATTTCGGGATATGAACAAAATGGTCAACCAAATGAGGCTGTCAAAATGTTTATTAGAATGTCAGAAATGGATGTTAAACCGGATAAATATATTCTGGTTAGCTTGATGTCTGCCTGTTCTCAGGTGGGTAGTTTGAAATTGGCTAAACGGGTTGATGGTTATCTAAGCCGAAGTGATATTGATGTTAGACAAGCACACGTTTTGGCAGCTCTTATTGATATGAATGCAAAGTGTGGAAACATGGCTAGAGCAGCTAAGTTGTTTGAGGAGATGCCAAAACGGGATTTGATTTCATATTGCTCAATGATACAAGGATTGGCTATCCATGGTCAAGAGGCTCAAGCTATTGAGCTTTTCAATAGGATGATAAGCGAAGGGCTGGTTCCAGATGAAGTAGCCTTCACTATTATTCTGAATGCTTGTAGCGGTGCTGGCCTTGTTGAGGAAGGTTGGCATTATTTTGAAATCATGAAAAACGAATACTCCATGGTTCCTACGCCGGATCATTATGCTTGCATGGTTGATCTTTTAAGTCGAACAGGACAGCTAAAAGCAGCCTACGATCTTATAAAATCTATGCCTGTGGAACCTCATGCTGGTGCTTGGGGTGCTCTTCTTGGGGCCTGTAAATTGCATTGTGATGTTGAGTTAGGGGAGTTGACTGCTGATAGGCTGCATGAGCTAGAGCCGCTGAATGCTGCTAATTATGTGCTGTTATCTAACATATACGCTGCTGCAGAGCAATGGGTGAATGTTTCTCATGTGAGGAATAAAATGAAGGAGGGGGGCCTAAGAAAAGTACCTGGTTGCAGTTGGATTTAA